The Microbacterium foliorum genome has a window encoding:
- a CDS encoding LPXTG cell wall anchor domain-containing protein produces the protein MTFPLALIDDTDAEVIGGVRIHVEILPLTTPPPVDGLAGTGADLPTLLIATGVALLVIGALLLVRRIRRRPTG, from the coding sequence ATGACGTTCCCCCTCGCGCTCATCGACGACACGGATGCCGAAGTCATCGGCGGTGTGCGGATCCACGTCGAGATACTGCCGCTCACCACGCCGCCGCCCGTCGACGGCCTCGCCGGTACCGGTGCGGATCTGCCGACGTTGCTGATCGCCACCGGCGTCGCCTTGCTCGTCATCGGGGCGCTCCTCCTCGTCCGACGGATCAGGAGGCGACCCACGGGCTGA
- a CDS encoding immunoglobulin-like domain-containing protein, with amino-acid sequence MSASRPSPPPRRRLTAAAIVGTLAASLCAFTPSAAFAADVPTPSAHYDMSHSGTTLLDVSGNGRNATLTGFTDASFVDAGGDDVLRFKKDGYAALPQGLVTGADNDFTVEYTVATQTAGNQFGWVIGDGVGAWNTTALGNHVFVNPRSSEGGYSNQVLSGIRVKTPTGNGETRLPAGGGLNPGFTTLTMVGSGSTLTLYRDGQVISTTTHSVNLSSIVPATGTLGYLGRSLYTGDALLAADVTDVRFWDTSLTADQVSASMPTASEKSATTQALLRGDLLPVVKGANATLDAVRSNLTFPSSSNGVALTWSSSDTSVISNTGVVSRAITTDTTVTITATPASGSPITFTVTVAAASASADLDAIDLSERTTENLPLVTRGAVDGSTIAWSSSDEDLITPTDAAYVAPSVGAADAYRGGGIVERPAYGTGDRDVTLTARATLNGTTLSREFTVTVAEHARTAPDAGYASAYFKSDGDEKIYQAATSGNDFFTFSPVNDGKAVITSTADTTGLRDPYILRSHDGDKYYMIATDLCISCGTGWGPAQSQGSLKVEVWESTDMVSWTRTNGENTGITINQPEAGMTWAPEAYWDDDLESYVVFFASRKYSDASHTNSDNLYAQMFYVTTRDFKTFTYPPTSWQDTGYARIDSTVTKIGDYYYRFTKNEESGAAGTLEAGKDIFLERSTVLTAPTTSSNWTADPTKTWQLTDTRMTTLETGQAGEGPEIIKLNEGDPNNTSGDGYVFLVDNYAAGGYRAFLTTGAEIASSSQSDRLSQRSTWNVRPAGGLPASPRHGAFVSVPQTVLTAMHDWTSIEAVTSTTALALDGRRATASVTAADGGDVAGTVTFTGGTWSETVTLSEGAAAVDVPSEVTAVTATYDGYRDGLVTTSTSAEVPVSTLTITTTSSLRCVLGKAQVVVNVHNTATVAASVTVSTPYGSKTLSLAAGASSSASFASRLATVPAGTITVTATAPGDQTFTGSAPLAAGTCN; translated from the coding sequence GTGAGCGCATCCCGCCCCTCCCCACCCCCGCGCAGGCGGCTGACGGCCGCAGCCATCGTCGGGACCCTCGCCGCATCGCTGTGCGCATTCACCCCCTCAGCCGCGTTCGCCGCCGACGTGCCGACACCCAGCGCGCACTACGACATGTCGCACTCGGGCACCACGCTGCTCGACGTCTCGGGCAACGGGCGCAACGCGACCCTGACCGGCTTCACGGACGCCTCGTTCGTCGACGCCGGCGGCGACGATGTGCTGCGCTTCAAGAAGGACGGCTACGCAGCGCTCCCCCAGGGCCTCGTCACCGGCGCCGACAACGACTTCACGGTCGAGTACACCGTGGCCACGCAGACCGCGGGCAACCAGTTCGGCTGGGTGATCGGCGACGGCGTCGGCGCATGGAACACCACCGCGCTGGGCAACCACGTCTTCGTCAACCCACGCTCCAGTGAGGGCGGGTACAGCAACCAGGTGCTCTCCGGCATCCGGGTCAAGACCCCCACGGGCAACGGCGAGACCCGCCTGCCGGCCGGCGGCGGACTCAACCCCGGCTTCACGACACTCACCATGGTCGGCAGTGGCAGCACCCTCACGCTGTACCGCGACGGCCAGGTCATCTCGACGACCACGCACAGCGTGAATCTCAGCTCCATCGTCCCCGCGACCGGCACCCTCGGCTACCTGGGCCGCTCGCTCTACACGGGTGACGCGCTGCTCGCCGCGGACGTCACCGATGTGCGGTTCTGGGACACCTCGCTGACCGCAGACCAGGTGTCGGCGAGCATGCCGACCGCGTCGGAGAAGTCCGCCACCACGCAGGCACTGCTCCGCGGCGATCTGCTGCCCGTCGTCAAGGGAGCCAACGCCACCCTCGACGCGGTGCGCAGCAACCTCACTTTCCCGTCATCCTCGAACGGCGTGGCCCTCACCTGGTCGTCGTCCGACACCTCGGTCATCTCGAACACCGGTGTGGTGTCGCGCGCGATCACGACCGACACCACGGTGACGATCACCGCCACCCCCGCCTCCGGGTCGCCGATCACCTTCACCGTGACCGTGGCCGCGGCCTCCGCTTCCGCCGATCTCGACGCGATCGACCTGTCCGAGCGCACCACCGAGAACCTCCCGTTGGTGACGAGAGGGGCGGTCGACGGCTCGACCATCGCCTGGTCGTCTTCGGACGAGGACCTGATCACACCGACGGATGCGGCCTACGTCGCCCCCTCCGTCGGCGCGGCCGACGCCTACCGCGGTGGCGGCATCGTGGAGCGCCCCGCATACGGCACGGGCGACCGCGATGTCACCCTCACCGCCCGCGCCACGCTGAACGGCACGACCCTGTCGCGCGAGTTCACGGTGACGGTCGCCGAGCACGCCCGCACGGCGCCGGATGCCGGGTACGCCAGCGCCTACTTCAAGTCGGACGGCGACGAGAAGATCTACCAGGCCGCGACGAGCGGCAACGACTTCTTCACCTTCTCCCCCGTGAACGACGGCAAGGCGGTGATCACGTCGACCGCCGACACCACCGGTCTGCGCGACCCGTACATCCTGCGCTCGCACGACGGCGACAAGTACTACATGATCGCCACCGATCTCTGCATCAGCTGCGGCACCGGCTGGGGTCCTGCGCAGTCGCAGGGCAGCCTCAAGGTCGAGGTCTGGGAGTCGACCGACATGGTCTCCTGGACGCGCACCAACGGCGAGAACACCGGCATCACGATCAACCAGCCCGAGGCGGGCATGACCTGGGCGCCGGAGGCGTACTGGGACGACGACCTGGAGTCGTACGTGGTGTTCTTCGCCTCGCGGAAGTACTCAGACGCGAGCCACACGAACAGCGACAACCTGTACGCGCAGATGTTCTACGTGACCACCCGTGACTTCAAGACGTTCACCTACCCGCCCACCAGCTGGCAGGACACGGGCTACGCGCGCATCGACTCGACCGTCACGAAGATCGGCGACTACTACTACCGCTTCACCAAGAACGAGGAGTCCGGGGCCGCCGGCACCCTCGAGGCCGGCAAGGACATCTTCCTCGAGCGCTCGACCGTGCTGACCGCGCCGACGACCTCGTCGAACTGGACCGCCGATCCGACGAAGACCTGGCAGCTCACCGACACCCGGATGACCACTCTCGAGACCGGCCAGGCGGGTGAAGGCCCAGAGATCATCAAGCTCAACGAGGGCGACCCGAACAACACCTCGGGTGACGGCTACGTCTTCCTCGTCGACAACTACGCGGCGGGCGGCTACCGCGCGTTCCTCACCACGGGTGCGGAGATCGCCTCGAGCAGCCAGTCCGACCGCCTCTCGCAGCGCTCGACCTGGAACGTCCGCCCCGCCGGCGGGCTCCCGGCGAGCCCGCGCCACGGCGCATTCGTCAGCGTTCCGCAGACCGTGCTCACCGCGATGCACGACTGGACGTCGATCGAGGCCGTCACCTCGACCACCGCGCTCGCGCTCGACGGACGCCGTGCCACGGCCTCCGTCACCGCGGCCGACGGAGGCGACGTGGCAGGCACCGTCACGTTCACGGGTGGCACCTGGAGCGAGACGGTCACCCTCTCCGAAGGAGCGGCAGCGGTCGACGTCCCCTCCGAGGTCACCGCGGTCACCGCGACCTACGACGGGTACCGCGACGGCCTGGTCACCACCTCGACCTCGGCCGAGGTCCCCGTCAGCACGCTGACCATCACCACCACCTCGAGCCTGCGCTGCGTGCTCGGCAAGGCCCAGGTCGTGGTCAATGTGCACAACACGGCGACGGTCGCCGCATCCGTGACGGTCTCGACGCCCTACGGCTCCAAGACGCTGTCGCTCGCCGCAGGGGCCTCGTCCTCGGCGTCGTTCGCCAGCCGCCTCGCCACCGTTCCCGCCGGCACCATCACGGTGACGGCGACCGCACCGGGCGACCAGACCTTCACTGGTTCCGCCCCTCTCGCCGCAGGCACCTGCAACTGA
- a CDS encoding glycoside hydrolase: protein MKSKRTISAFGIGVIAAGMLVAGSPAAVAAAVPLTITPNPAYASEPFEGWGTSLVWFANATGGYPDDVRQDLLDKVFGEDGLNLNIARYNIGGGNATDVPGYLRPGGAVDGWWNPDLASSTYADRADYRAAWNGDDPASYDFEADATQRWWIDALKDKITHWEAFSNSPPYFLTQSGYVSGGIGNGTSEQLAPADMEAFADYLVTVVERIEQEHGIDFESLDPFNEPNTNYWSTTLGGNGWPTSASRQEGAHVGPVAQDQMIKVLAARLAEAGTTTDVPISAMDETNPGIFATNWNAWSDEAKSEVAQLNVHTYGTSGRLVVRDIAKSAGKPLWMSEVEGDWDGTGYNLTNIENGLGMAGRIVDDLRELEPNAWVFWQPVEDTYNMEKVEDKNWGSVFVDFDCNADGDSERRIADGEADPSCQVQTNAKYNTVRNFTHYIQPGDALIPTDNTQTTAAVDADGDGLTLVHVNSEPTERRITVDLSRFGSVDAGATVTPIVTTQSTTEDPESNALVQGTAVAVDSTTRTATITVPAKSVTTLLVAGVSGVAESATALRDGHSYQLFGVQSGKALAASGAGAVIRTSATTADAAAAQTWTVQSLAGEGTDRHRFALRAGDGRYLAESGGAVAVVSASAEDAASDPALQWISSTTDGTTFSLLSVSNERVLDVNGQSSADGASVGLWTSNDGSNQRWTLADTEMLSVKDVATGTATGVAPALPATVTLVYRGGIERTAAVSWATTGVDWATPGTRTVVGSGTDLFGASFQATATIEIGSVGFTEPVSVTTYAGAPLTTVQASAPATVPALIGATDQRIDTAVTWNWGDISTASFANPGVVTVPGTAQAPGGAALSATLSVIVTEPTAANVAPASTASATFTESSSYGVDRTKNGVTTDKGWSNWKSGTKNAQDTLTYALAASSTMQNAKLFFYKDGSSNTWPQSLSVEYRLGTGAWTSLGAVDVPVPADGTAPIVEVPMKGVQADAVRVVMNARSATHLVVSEVELSASAPGVSVVSALAAVSLDGTPLSAFSPETTEYEVPWAADERPVVRAVAVDRAASVQVSQPEADSEATIVVTAPSGATRTYTLAFVEAVEPSLSATVASTVRCVAGKAQLVLSVTNTGDVATDITLTTPYGTKSLVGVEPGARPAAIAQATRLASFPAGSVQVDLAADAGGTRVTESVQVAYLPGSCR from the coding sequence ATGAAGTCGAAGAGAACCATTTCCGCGTTCGGGATCGGCGTCATCGCCGCCGGCATGCTGGTCGCGGGCAGCCCCGCGGCCGTCGCGGCCGCCGTCCCCCTGACGATCACGCCCAACCCGGCGTACGCCTCCGAGCCTTTCGAGGGCTGGGGGACCAGCCTGGTCTGGTTCGCCAACGCCACGGGCGGCTATCCGGACGACGTCCGTCAGGACCTGCTCGACAAGGTCTTCGGCGAGGACGGGCTCAACCTCAACATCGCCCGGTACAACATCGGCGGGGGCAACGCCACCGATGTGCCCGGCTACCTGCGTCCCGGCGGGGCGGTCGACGGCTGGTGGAACCCCGATCTGGCCAGCTCGACCTACGCCGACCGTGCCGACTACCGCGCGGCCTGGAATGGCGACGACCCGGCGAGCTACGACTTCGAGGCGGATGCCACGCAGCGCTGGTGGATCGACGCGCTCAAGGACAAGATCACGCACTGGGAGGCGTTCAGCAACTCCCCGCCCTACTTCCTCACCCAGAGCGGCTACGTGTCCGGTGGCATCGGCAACGGGACCAGCGAGCAGCTGGCACCGGCCGACATGGAGGCGTTCGCCGACTACCTCGTCACGGTGGTCGAACGCATCGAGCAGGAGCACGGGATCGACTTCGAGAGCCTCGACCCGTTCAACGAGCCGAACACGAACTACTGGTCCACGACGCTGGGCGGCAACGGCTGGCCCACCTCGGCGAGCCGCCAGGAGGGCGCGCATGTCGGGCCCGTCGCGCAGGACCAGATGATCAAGGTCCTCGCCGCGCGGCTGGCCGAGGCCGGCACCACCACCGACGTTCCGATCTCGGCGATGGATGAGACCAACCCCGGCATCTTTGCGACGAACTGGAACGCCTGGAGCGATGAGGCGAAGTCCGAGGTCGCACAGCTGAACGTGCACACCTACGGCACCTCGGGCCGGCTCGTGGTGCGTGATATCGCGAAGAGTGCGGGCAAGCCGCTCTGGATGAGCGAGGTCGAGGGCGACTGGGACGGAACCGGGTACAACCTCACCAACATCGAGAACGGTCTCGGCATGGCCGGTCGCATCGTCGACGACCTGCGCGAGCTCGAGCCGAACGCCTGGGTCTTCTGGCAGCCGGTCGAGGACACGTACAACATGGAGAAGGTCGAGGACAAGAACTGGGGTTCTGTGTTCGTCGACTTCGACTGCAATGCCGACGGCGACTCCGAGCGACGCATCGCCGACGGCGAGGCCGACCCGAGCTGCCAGGTGCAGACCAATGCGAAGTACAACACCGTGCGCAACTTCACGCACTACATCCAGCCCGGTGACGCGCTGATCCCGACCGACAACACGCAGACCACCGCTGCGGTCGACGCCGACGGCGACGGTCTGACGCTCGTGCACGTGAACTCCGAGCCCACCGAGCGTCGGATCACGGTCGACCTCTCGCGCTTCGGCTCCGTGGATGCCGGTGCCACGGTGACCCCGATCGTGACCACGCAGTCCACGACCGAGGACCCCGAGAGCAACGCGCTGGTGCAGGGCACCGCCGTGGCGGTCGACTCCACGACCCGCACCGCGACGATCACGGTGCCCGCGAAATCGGTCACCACGCTCCTCGTCGCCGGCGTCTCGGGCGTCGCGGAGTCCGCCACGGCGCTGCGCGACGGCCACAGCTACCAGCTCTTCGGCGTGCAGAGCGGCAAGGCGCTGGCTGCGAGCGGTGCGGGTGCGGTCATCCGCACCTCGGCCACCACTGCGGATGCCGCCGCCGCGCAGACCTGGACCGTGCAGAGCCTCGCGGGCGAGGGCACCGACCGTCATCGGTTCGCGCTGCGCGCGGGCGACGGGCGCTACCTCGCCGAGTCCGGTGGCGCGGTCGCCGTCGTCAGCGCGAGTGCCGAGGATGCGGCATCCGACCCGGCTCTGCAGTGGATCTCGTCGACCACCGACGGCACCACGTTCTCACTGCTCAGCGTCTCGAACGAGCGGGTGCTCGACGTCAATGGTCAGAGCAGCGCCGACGGTGCGAGCGTGGGGCTGTGGACGTCGAACGACGGCTCGAACCAGCGGTGGACCCTCGCCGACACCGAGATGCTCTCGGTGAAGGACGTCGCGACGGGCACGGCGACCGGCGTCGCCCCCGCGCTCCCCGCCACCGTCACGCTGGTGTACCGCGGCGGCATCGAGCGTACGGCCGCGGTGTCGTGGGCGACGACCGGGGTCGACTGGGCGACGCCGGGCACCCGCACCGTGGTCGGCTCCGGCACCGACCTGTTCGGTGCGTCCTTCCAGGCGACAGCGACGATCGAGATCGGCAGTGTCGGCTTCACCGAGCCCGTGTCCGTCACGACCTACGCCGGAGCGCCGCTCACGACCGTGCAGGCGTCCGCTCCCGCCACGGTGCCCGCGCTCATCGGCGCGACCGATCAGCGGATCGACACCGCCGTGACCTGGAACTGGGGCGACATCTCGACCGCGTCGTTCGCGAACCCGGGCGTCGTCACGGTTCCCGGAACCGCGCAGGCGCCGGGCGGCGCCGCACTGTCGGCGACGCTGTCGGTGATCGTCACCGAGCCGACCGCGGCGAACGTGGCGCCGGCGAGCACGGCATCCGCCACGTTCACCGAAAGCTCGAGCTACGGCGTCGACCGCACCAAGAACGGGGTGACGACCGACAAGGGCTGGTCGAACTGGAAGTCCGGCACCAAGAACGCGCAGGACACGCTGACCTACGCGCTCGCCGCGAGCTCGACCATGCAGAACGCGAAGCTCTTCTTCTACAAGGACGGCTCGTCGAACACCTGGCCCCAGTCGCTGTCGGTCGAGTACCGCCTGGGAACCGGCGCATGGACGTCGCTCGGTGCCGTCGATGTGCCCGTGCCCGCCGACGGCACGGCACCGATCGTCGAGGTGCCGATGAAGGGCGTGCAGGCGGATGCCGTTCGGGTCGTGATGAACGCCCGCTCCGCGACCCACCTGGTCGTGTCCGAGGTCGAGCTCTCCGCCTCGGCGCCCGGGGTCTCCGTGGTCTCCGCGCTCGCCGCGGTGTCGCTCGACGGCACGCCGCTGTCCGCGTTCTCGCCCGAGACCACCGAGTACGAGGTGCCGTGGGCCGCGGACGAGCGACCGGTCGTGCGTGCCGTCGCCGTCGACCGTGCCGCGTCGGTGCAGGTCTCGCAGCCGGAGGCCGACAGCGAGGCGACGATCGTCGTCACGGCGCCGTCCGGTGCGACGCGCACCTACACGCTCGCCTTCGTGGAGGCCGTGGAGCCGTCGCTCAGCGCGACCGTCGCGAGCACCGTGCGCTGTGTCGCCGGCAAGGCGCAGCTGGTGCTCTCGGTCACCAACACGGGAGACGTCGCCACCGACATCACGCTGACGACGCCGTACGGCACGAAGTCGCTCGTCGGAGTGGAGCCGGGCGCCCGCCCCGCGGCGATCGCGCAGGCCACCAGGCTCGCCTCGTTCCCCGCGGGCAGCGTGCAGGTGGACCTGGCCGCGGATGCCGGTGGCACCCGCGTCACCGAGAGCGTGCAGGTGGCGTACCTGCCGGGTTCCTGCCGCTGA
- a CDS encoding LacI family DNA-binding transcriptional regulator, producing the protein MASLGSDKPGIRHVADLAGVSHMTVSRVLNGHPNIKPDTRRRVLEAIEELDYRPNMVARALATQRTHRIGVIIESAVSFGPTSILRAVEMAARTSGYSVSAVALHEGDTLTPQDAVDNLTTQGVDALCVIAPRSSSVAALRRISLSVPMLVVKADADPTFLTVSIDQHAGTSLVVDHLVALGHRDILHIAGPLDWLDARARERAFHTRAKSWGIRERPIVVGDWTADFTYDFAKGLTRLPDYTAVFVANDDMAIGLIHGLHDRGFEVPKDLSVVGFDDVPLARHFLPPLTTVRQDFAALGAAVVEMLRAALEERELPKLTRIPTELVARGSSAAPRQVR; encoded by the coding sequence ATGGCCAGCCTCGGCTCCGACAAGCCCGGCATCCGCCACGTGGCAGATCTCGCCGGTGTCTCGCACATGACGGTGTCGCGGGTGCTCAACGGTCATCCGAACATCAAGCCCGACACGCGTCGGCGCGTGCTCGAGGCGATCGAAGAGCTCGACTACCGCCCGAACATGGTGGCCAGGGCTCTCGCCACCCAGCGCACCCACCGCATCGGCGTCATCATCGAGAGCGCCGTGTCGTTCGGGCCCACCAGCATCCTGCGTGCCGTCGAGATGGCCGCGCGCACCTCGGGCTACTCGGTCAGCGCCGTCGCCCTGCATGAGGGCGACACCCTGACGCCGCAGGACGCGGTCGACAACCTCACCACCCAGGGGGTCGACGCGCTGTGCGTGATCGCTCCCCGGTCATCGTCGGTGGCGGCGCTCCGGCGCATCTCGCTGAGTGTTCCCATGCTCGTCGTCAAGGCGGATGCCGACCCCACCTTCCTCACGGTCTCGATCGATCAGCACGCGGGCACCTCGCTCGTGGTGGATCATCTCGTCGCCCTCGGGCATCGCGACATCCTCCATATCGCCGGTCCGCTCGACTGGCTCGACGCCAGGGCCCGCGAACGCGCGTTCCACACCAGGGCCAAGTCCTGGGGCATCCGCGAGCGCCCCATCGTCGTCGGCGACTGGACGGCCGACTTCACCTACGACTTCGCGAAGGGTCTCACCCGGCTGCCCGATTACACGGCAGTGTTCGTGGCGAACGACGACATGGCGATCGGCCTCATCCACGGCCTGCACGACCGCGGATTCGAGGTTCCCAAGGACCTCAGCGTCGTCGGCTTCGACGACGTACCGCTCGCCCGCCACTTCCTGCCGCCACTGACCACGGTCAGGCAGGACTTCGCCGCTCTCGGCGCCGCCGTCGTCGAGATGCTCCGCGCTGCTCTCGAGGAGCGCGAGCTGCCGAAGCTGACGCGGATCCCGACCGAACTCGTCGCCCGCGGTTCCAGCGCCGCTCCACGGCAGGTGC
- a CDS encoding COG1470 family protein → MTAVALLAALGSLALPSSALADDAQADAVSWSVSPADDAGADGRVAIEHELDPGESVEEHVLVRNLGASDVVFSLSAADGFYTEAGRFDMLASDQESTGAGTWIAIPDDVEIPAGGSAVIPFTITVPENAEPGDHAAGVAASVISVKTDDAGTTGVGVESRVGVKVITRVAGAITPAFAVGGVQADFRVEANPFEAGELTVTFDVENTGNARMDTAGTLSIAGQQVAFPTEGQRPQVLLPGETRSFTLTMTGVWPLVFLAGDLTVAPVAASLDGDTLAVESSTTQVTAWAMPWPQLLVVAGVALLVFALLWNRIRSRRRVEDLISQAVERGREEALAVSDHDREKVAG, encoded by the coding sequence GTGACCGCCGTCGCTCTGCTCGCGGCGCTCGGAAGCCTGGCGCTCCCCTCGAGCGCGCTCGCCGACGACGCGCAGGCTGACGCGGTCTCCTGGTCGGTGTCTCCGGCGGACGATGCCGGCGCGGACGGTCGCGTCGCGATCGAGCACGAGCTCGATCCCGGCGAAAGCGTCGAGGAACACGTGCTCGTGCGCAACCTCGGCGCGAGTGATGTCGTGTTCTCGCTCTCCGCCGCGGACGGCTTTTACACGGAGGCGGGCAGGTTCGACATGCTCGCCTCCGATCAGGAGTCGACGGGCGCCGGCACCTGGATCGCCATCCCCGACGACGTCGAGATCCCCGCGGGCGGCTCGGCGGTGATCCCCTTCACGATCACCGTGCCGGAGAACGCGGAGCCCGGCGATCATGCGGCCGGGGTCGCGGCATCCGTCATCTCGGTCAAGACCGACGATGCGGGGACGACCGGTGTCGGCGTGGAGAGCCGCGTCGGGGTCAAGGTCATCACCCGCGTCGCCGGAGCGATCACTCCGGCCTTCGCGGTCGGCGGGGTGCAGGCCGACTTCCGGGTCGAGGCGAACCCCTTCGAAGCAGGAGAGCTCACAGTCACCTTCGACGTGGAGAACACCGGGAACGCACGGATGGATACCGCCGGCACCCTGAGCATCGCCGGTCAGCAGGTCGCCTTCCCCACCGAAGGTCAGCGCCCGCAGGTGCTGCTCCCCGGTGAGACGCGCTCGTTCACGCTCACGATGACCGGCGTCTGGCCCCTCGTCTTCCTCGCGGGAGATCTGACGGTCGCACCGGTCGCCGCATCGCTCGACGGAGACACGCTCGCCGTGGAGTCCTCGACGACACAGGTCACGGCGTGGGCGATGCCCTGGCCGCAACTGCTCGTCGTCGCCGGGGTCGCGCTGCTCGTGTTCGCGCTGCTCTGGAACCGCATCCGCTCCCGTCGTCGTGTCGAAGACCTGATCTCGCAGGCCGTCGAGCGCGGCCGCGAAGAAGCTCTTGCTGTCTCTGACCACGACCGAGAGAAGGTCGCCGGATGA
- a CDS encoding LacI family DNA-binding transcriptional regulator, which translates to MTTDSASAGGPRKPSIYDVADRAGVSHMTVSRVLNGHPNIRASTRDKVMTAIDEMHYTRSSIARALATNRAMRIGVIVDNPGFYGPSSVLRAIEVAARQNGYAVSSFSVGDADGRRVDAGVVELVTQGVDALCVIAPRASSLDLLRQQAIALPTLVVKEEPDEQMHTASVDQRAGATAAVRHLIDLGHRTILHIAGPPDWFDAKARTEAWQAALEEEGLPVVPPLIGDWSSDSGYAFGRELELGEATAVFVANDQMALGLMHGLAERGIRVPEDVSVVGFDDVPDARHYQPPLTTVRQHFALLGEVVIGELLAAIEGEETGERELIQPELRVRASTAAPRV; encoded by the coding sequence ATGACCACCGATTCCGCATCTGCCGGCGGGCCACGCAAGCCGAGCATCTACGACGTCGCCGATCGCGCAGGTGTCTCGCACATGACGGTGTCGCGCGTGCTCAACGGTCACCCGAACATCCGCGCATCCACCAGGGACAAGGTGATGACGGCGATCGACGAGATGCACTACACGCGCAGTTCGATCGCCCGTGCCCTCGCGACCAACCGGGCCATGCGGATCGGCGTCATCGTCGACAACCCCGGCTTCTACGGACCGAGCAGCGTCCTGCGAGCGATCGAGGTCGCCGCGAGGCAGAATGGCTATGCCGTGAGCAGCTTCTCGGTGGGCGATGCCGACGGTCGCCGGGTCGATGCGGGCGTCGTCGAACTCGTCACCCAGGGTGTGGACGCCCTGTGCGTGATCGCGCCGCGCGCCTCTTCCCTCGATCTGCTGCGCCAGCAGGCGATCGCCTTGCCCACACTGGTCGTCAAGGAGGAGCCGGACGAGCAGATGCACACGGCATCCGTAGACCAGCGCGCCGGGGCGACGGCGGCGGTGCGTCATCTGATCGACCTCGGACATCGCACGATCCTGCACATCGCGGGCCCACCCGACTGGTTCGATGCGAAGGCCCGCACCGAGGCCTGGCAGGCGGCGCTCGAGGAGGAGGGGCTGCCCGTCGTGCCGCCGCTCATCGGCGACTGGTCGTCGGACTCCGGATACGCCTTCGGCCGCGAGCTGGAACTCGGGGAGGCGACCGCGGTCTTCGTCGCCAATGACCAGATGGCGCTCGGGCTCATGCACGGGCTGGCCGAGCGCGGCATCCGTGTGCCGGAGGACGTGAGCGTCGTCGGGTTCGACGACGTGCCGGACGCGCGGCACTACCAGCCCCCGCTCACCACGGTGCGTCAGCACTTCGCGCTGCTGGGTGAGGTCGTCATCGGCGAGCTGCTCGCCGCGATCGAGGGCGAGGAGACCGGGGAGCGCGAGCTGATCCAGCCCGAGCTCCGGGTGCGGGCCTCGACAGCCGCACCTCGGGTCTGA